DNA sequence from the Leptospirillum ferrooxidans C2-3 genome:
GTTCCGACCATAATGGGAGATTGGGAATCCAGTGTCCGTCGAAAATGAAACGGGGGAAGGAACGTGTCGATCTGTCCCTGATCAGGGAGGTCGACCGGCTCGAGAGTATGGGTCAGTGTATATCCGTCAACACAGACCATGACCGGAATCTCCGTTTTTTCAGAGATCAGGAAGGCCTGAATGGTTGTATCCACCGCTTCCTGATTATTGGCGCAATAGAGCTGGATCCATCCGGCGTCACGAACGGACATTGAATCCTGATGGTCATTCCAGATGGAAAGAGGGGCAGAGACGGCACGGTTTGCGACGGTCAGTACGGTGGGGATCCGGAGGCCGGCAGTGTTGTAGAGAACCTCCGTCATCAGAAGGATTCCCTGAGAGGCGCTTGCGGTGTAGGAACGGGAACCGGCAGCCGAAGCGCCCATGACGACAGATGCTGCGGAAAATTCACTTTCCACGCTGATATATTGTGCGGAAAGGATGCCGTTCGCGATCATTCTTGAAATTGCCTCCACAATATGGGTTTGGGGAGTGATCGGGTAAGCTGCGACGACCTGTGGGCGACACAGGGCCACCGCCCTGGCAATGGCCTGGGATCCTTCAAGAGCTTCAAGCATGGGCTTGGCGTCTGGTTTCAGGGTGTGAATCCATCCATGAGCCTTCCTTGACCTGGTTTGATCCCTCCCGGACCATCTTCATGTTGGCGTCAAGAACCGGTCCGTTGAATCTTTTGGCAAGAGCCTTCTCGAGAGAGGATTGCGAAATGATCTGTGTGAGGGAAAGAAAGGCTGAAACAAGAACGGTGTTGGGAATGGATTTTCCGAGATGAGCGAGTGAGATCTCCGTTGCTCCAACAAGCTCCATTCTGGAGTCTTCCTGAAAGGAGAGTCCTCTTTCCAAAAATTGTTTTTGAATTTCAGG
Encoded proteins:
- the porA gene encoding pyruvate synthase; translation: MLEALEGSQAIARAVALCRPQVVAAYPITPQTHIVEAISRMIANGILSAQYISVESEFSAASVVMGASAAGSRSYTASASQGILLMTEVLYNTAGLRIPTVLTVANRAVSAPLSIWNDHQDSMSVRDAGWIQLYCANNQEAVDTTIQAFLISEKTEIPVMVCVDGYTLTHTLEPVDLPDQGQIDTFLPPFHFRRTLDSQSPIMVGTIVSPDFYTEARYINHQDFEKALTVIKETDEIYFHLTGRRSGALLSVTGNRNGRTGILLMGSVFGTLTDALSSHEGKEDIRLLKLRSFRPFPQKELQEAVHGLRTLIVLDRSISPGGGAGIVGMEVRSALFGQKDAPRIINAVVGLGGRDLPMSLLRQLVDLSKKTDAPEFLFADLEPSRITRELSPLNRTNTSEER
- a CDS encoding 2-oxoacid:acceptor oxidoreductase family protein, which encodes MVEIRIHGRGGQGSVSAAYLLALAAFESGLYAQAFPSFGAERRGAPISAFVRIHETPFARHCQVLSPDYLIILDESLIFLPETLSGLATSGGIFVNSRKSRPEIQKQFLERGLSFQEDSRMELVGATEISLAHLGKSIPNTVLVSAFLSLTQIISQSSLEKALAKRFNGPVLDANMKMVREGSNQVKEGSWMDSHPETRRQAHA